The following coding sequences are from one Rhipicephalus microplus isolate Deutch F79 chromosome 3, USDA_Rmic, whole genome shotgun sequence window:
- the LOC142804032 gene encoding uncharacterized protein LOC142804032, producing MRTHTGELPFSCVHCKASFVQKSHLNKHMRTHTGEGPFSCVHCKASFVQKSHLNRHMRTPTGERPFSCVHCKASFLQKNHLSKHMRTLKGERPFSCVHCKASFVQKIHLNNHMRTHTGERPFSCVHCEASFVQKIHLNKHIRTHTGERPFSCVHCKASFIQKIHLNNHMHTRTGEHPLCSL from the coding sequence atgcgcactcacacaggagagctaCCCTTTTCATGTGTccactgtaaggcatctttcgTGCAGAAAAGCCACTTAAATAagcacatgcgcactcacacaggagagggacccttctcttgtgtccactgtaaggcatctttcgTGCAGAAAAGCCACCTAAATAGGCACATGCGCACTCCCACAGGAGAGCGACCCTTCTCTTGTGTCCACTGTAAGGCATCGTTCTTGCAGAAAAACCACCTAAGTAAGCACATGCGCACTCTTAAAGGAGAGCGACCCTTCTCTTGTGTTCACTGTAAGGCATCTTTTGTGCAGAAAATCCACCTAAATAAccacatgcgcactcacacaggagagcgacccttttcttgtgtccactgtGAGGCATCTTTTGTGCAAAAAATCCACCTAAATAAGCACAttcgcactcacacaggagagcgacccttctcttgtgtccactgtaaggcatctttcATACAGAAAATCCACCTAAATAATCATATGCACACTCGTACAGGAGAGCATCCCTTGTGTTcactgtaa